One Fuerstiella marisgermanici DNA window includes the following coding sequences:
- the lpdA gene encoding dihydrolipoyl dehydrogenase, translating to MKHTQLVVLGGGPGGYPAAFAAADAGMQVVLVDEGKQPGGVCLNRGCIPSKALLHVAKLINESRESSEWGVTFQPPEVDLDKLRDFKNGVVGNLCGGIEGLCKARGVELIKARGTFKDSSTLELKSADGETSTLTFDKAIVAIGSIPTMPGFFNIGDDRVMDSTGALELKDIPGKLLVVGGGYIGLEMGSVYAALGSEVTVVEMSSGLLPGADRDLVTPLQKVLKQQFAAIHLDTKVAKLTATDAGIVASLEGEGVNPEMTFDRVLISIGRRPNSANCGLENTGVKLDERGFIEVDRNMRTADPKLMAIGDIAGEPMLAHKATREAKVAVETLLGEPVEFDNVAIPAVVFTDPEIAWCGITETEAKAQGIEHTAHRFPWAASGRAQTLARTEGVTKLIVEPKHQRVIGVGICGPGAGEMIAEAVLAVEMGATARDLADSIHAHPTLSETVMEAAESAIGQPTHFYKPTRKKA from the coding sequence ATGAAACACACTCAACTGGTTGTTCTTGGTGGTGGTCCCGGTGGCTACCCAGCGGCGTTCGCAGCGGCCGATGCCGGCATGCAGGTGGTGCTCGTCGACGAAGGTAAGCAGCCCGGCGGAGTCTGCCTGAACCGAGGCTGCATTCCTTCCAAGGCACTGCTGCACGTCGCCAAACTGATCAACGAATCTCGCGAATCCAGCGAATGGGGAGTTACCTTTCAGCCGCCGGAAGTCGACCTCGACAAGCTGCGCGACTTCAAGAATGGAGTCGTTGGCAACCTGTGCGGTGGTATCGAAGGCCTGTGTAAAGCGAGAGGCGTGGAGCTAATCAAGGCGCGAGGAACCTTCAAGGATTCTTCAACGCTGGAACTGAAATCTGCCGACGGTGAAACGTCGACGCTGACGTTTGATAAAGCGATCGTGGCCATCGGTTCGATTCCAACCATGCCCGGCTTCTTCAACATTGGCGACGACCGAGTCATGGATTCCACCGGCGCGCTGGAATTGAAAGATATTCCGGGCAAGCTGCTGGTCGTCGGTGGTGGCTATATCGGTCTTGAGATGGGATCGGTGTATGCGGCCCTGGGTTCTGAAGTCACAGTGGTGGAAATGTCGTCCGGCCTGCTTCCCGGAGCTGACCGCGATTTGGTGACTCCGCTGCAGAAGGTTCTGAAGCAACAATTTGCTGCGATTCATCTGGACACTAAAGTTGCCAAGTTGACGGCCACGGATGCTGGCATAGTCGCCAGTCTGGAAGGTGAAGGCGTCAACCCCGAAATGACATTCGATCGAGTGTTGATTTCCATTGGTCGCCGCCCCAACAGTGCGAATTGCGGGTTGGAGAACACGGGCGTCAAACTCGATGAACGCGGGTTCATTGAAGTCGACCGTAACATGAGAACCGCCGATCCGAAGCTGATGGCCATCGGCGACATCGCAGGCGAGCCGATGCTGGCTCACAAAGCGACGCGCGAAGCGAAAGTGGCGGTTGAAACGCTGCTCGGCGAGCCCGTTGAATTCGATAACGTGGCCATTCCCGCCGTCGTGTTTACCGATCCGGAAATTGCCTGGTGCGGCATTACCGAAACTGAGGCCAAAGCTCAGGGCATCGAACACACAGCTCACCGTTTTCCATGGGCGGCATCCGGCAGAGCTCAAACGCTGGCTCGAACCGAAGGCGTGACGAAGCTGATTGTCGAACCGAAGCATCAGCGTGTGATCGGCGTCGGCATTTGCGGGCCAGGCGCGGGCGAAATGATTGCAGAGGCCGTGCTCGCCGTAGAAATGGGAGCGACCGCACGCGACCTTGCCGATTCCATTCACGCTCACCCGACACTTTCCGAAACCGTGATGGAAGCGGCCGAAAGTGCGATCGGCCAACCCACTCACTTCTACAAGCCGACTCGGAAAAAGGCGTGA
- a CDS encoding 2-oxo acid dehydrogenase subunit E2 yields MTIEFKLPAVAEGIESVDIAEILVAVGDTIEANAVICEVETDKSVAEVECPHAGKVTKIMVSVGQSVDVGATLIELEESSDAAAEAPAKQPEAPKQEAAPAAEGPEAAEAPAEDAAPAGEAKDVEFKLPVVAEGVDSVDIAEVLVKVGDTIEANAIICEAETDKSVAEIECPHAGEIKTVHISAGQTVKVGEPLITIATTSGAPAKSSGPAENPAAQKSAPASSQAKTAPQKTQAPPATAPTSSGGVPAPAGPATRRMARKLGVDLHQVKGTANGGRITIEDIEGFVRDRMSQPTGGGAGGSMSIGTVAAAPLPDFSKFGPITKQPLNKLSRTAAANLHGAWITIPHVTQHNLADITELEAARKRYVKDNPKSPKITMTAIMIKAVVGALRAFPKVNSSIDMEAGELILKDYYNIGVAVDTPNGLVVPVIRNCDQKNVLEVASELTQMAMKARDRKLKAEDMQGASFTITNLGGIGGTYFTPIVNHPEVAILGMSRGQKELQLEDDQIVERLMLPLSLSYDHRAINGADAARFIVKLSSSLTNFFELF; encoded by the coding sequence ATGACCATTGAATTCAAACTCCCGGCCGTTGCTGAAGGCATCGAATCTGTCGATATCGCAGAAATCCTCGTGGCTGTCGGAGATACGATCGAAGCCAACGCCGTGATCTGCGAAGTCGAAACCGACAAGTCGGTGGCTGAAGTCGAGTGTCCGCATGCTGGCAAAGTCACGAAGATCATGGTCTCGGTCGGGCAGTCCGTGGATGTCGGAGCCACTTTGATCGAACTCGAAGAATCTTCGGATGCCGCCGCAGAAGCTCCGGCGAAACAGCCGGAAGCTCCCAAACAGGAAGCTGCTCCAGCTGCCGAAGGACCGGAAGCAGCCGAAGCGCCAGCGGAAGATGCTGCTCCGGCGGGAGAAGCCAAAGACGTCGAATTTAAGCTGCCGGTCGTGGCTGAGGGTGTCGATTCAGTCGATATCGCGGAGGTACTGGTCAAGGTCGGTGACACGATTGAGGCCAATGCCATCATCTGCGAGGCCGAAACCGATAAGTCTGTCGCGGAGATCGAATGTCCCCACGCGGGCGAAATTAAAACCGTCCACATTTCAGCCGGACAAACGGTGAAGGTTGGCGAACCGCTGATCACCATCGCCACAACGTCCGGCGCGCCTGCGAAATCGTCTGGTCCTGCAGAAAATCCGGCTGCTCAGAAATCTGCCCCCGCCAGCTCGCAGGCCAAAACCGCCCCGCAGAAAACTCAGGCACCGCCTGCCACAGCACCGACTTCCAGCGGAGGCGTGCCAGCTCCCGCCGGGCCGGCGACTCGTCGGATGGCTCGCAAGCTTGGAGTCGACCTTCACCAGGTCAAAGGAACTGCCAACGGCGGACGCATTACCATCGAAGACATCGAAGGTTTTGTGCGTGATCGCATGAGCCAGCCGACCGGCGGCGGTGCCGGTGGTTCGATGAGCATTGGAACAGTCGCGGCGGCGCCTCTGCCGGACTTCAGCAAGTTCGGCCCAATCACCAAGCAGCCGCTTAACAAGCTGTCGCGAACGGCCGCTGCTAATCTGCACGGAGCGTGGATCACCATTCCGCACGTGACTCAGCACAATCTGGCCGACATCACGGAACTGGAAGCGGCTCGAAAACGCTACGTCAAAGACAATCCCAAGTCGCCGAAGATCACGATGACGGCCATCATGATTAAAGCTGTTGTGGGCGCGTTGCGAGCGTTCCCGAAAGTCAATTCCAGCATCGACATGGAAGCTGGCGAATTGATTCTGAAGGACTACTACAACATCGGTGTCGCCGTCGACACGCCCAACGGCCTGGTAGTCCCCGTGATCCGCAACTGCGATCAGAAAAATGTGCTTGAGGTCGCTTCCGAACTCACGCAAATGGCAATGAAGGCTCGCGATCGCAAGCTGAAGGCCGAAGACATGCAGGGAGCTTCCTTCACCATCACAAATCTGGGCGGTATCGGCGGTACTTATTTCACTCCGATCGTGAATCACCCTGAGGTCGCAATTTTGGGCATGTCTCGCGGCCAGAAAGAATTGCAGTTGGAAGACGATCAAATCGTCGAACGCCTGATGCTGCCTTTGTCTTTGTCTTACGACCATCGAGCCATCAACGGAGCCGATGCGGCTCGGTTTATTGTGAAGCTGTCGAGCAGCCTGACAAATTTTTTCGAATTGTTCTGA
- the aceE gene encoding pyruvate dehydrogenase (acetyl-transferring), homodimeric type — protein MVDPAVLETISGIETDELNEWLESLEDVLHRYGPEKLGELLVHLQERAYQRGVKLPFTANTPYINTIHHSEQARFPGDLALERRIKSIVRWNAMAMVVRANKNYEGVGGHISTFASSATLYEVAQNHFFHGKTDDHPGDMVYFQGHASPGMYARAYVEGRLDDSHLENFRRELPAGVGLSSYPHPWLMPNFWQFPTVSMGLGPICSIYHARFLRYMEHRGLKDTSPSRVWAFLGDGECDEPESLGALTLAARENLDNLTWVINCNLQRLDGPVRGNGKIIQELEAAFRGAGWNVIKVIWGGDWDPLLDDDVDGKLVKRMGEVVDGQYQKYTVESGEYIRNHFFGADPDVLKMVDHLSDEVMQKIRRGGHDPEKVYAAYHEAVNHKGAPTVILAKTVKGYGLGEAGEGRNVAHNTKKVNEQELKNFRTRFSIPISDEEVDKVPFYKPADDSPEMVYLRQQREKLGGYVPSRTPTDERLDMPALDHKMFQAKGLLPGSDGDDGSTTAALGQILRGLVRHKGCGDRVVPIIPDEARTFGMEDLFKQVGIYSSKGQLYEPVDRSTMQYYKEAKDGQLLEEGINEAGAMSSFIAAGAAYANLGKNMIPFYVYYSMFGFQRVGDLIWCAADTRVKGFLCGGTSGRTTLNGEGLQHEDGHSQLMATTVPSLRAYDPAYGYELAVIVQEGLRRMYAEGEEIFYYLSVYNENYPQPAMPETSGLNDGIIKGMYKYSSTDSGQGQTHRPQLFGSGPILRSALDAQQMLADKYGIGSDVWSVTSYSELRRDAMACQHYNDLNPGETAKVSYLEKVLDGISGPFISTSDNVRLVADQIREWVPGEYIVLGTDGFGRSETRPELRRHFRIDAESTTYAALQGMSRMGAFDAAKLPGVIAELGLDPNALFPIDA, from the coding sequence ATGGTAGATCCAGCAGTTTTGGAGACGATTTCTGGCATTGAGACTGACGAGCTCAATGAATGGCTTGAATCTCTGGAAGACGTTCTGCATCGCTATGGCCCGGAAAAACTGGGCGAACTGCTGGTTCATCTGCAGGAACGCGCCTACCAGCGTGGCGTGAAGCTTCCATTCACCGCCAACACTCCGTACATCAACACGATTCATCACAGCGAACAGGCACGGTTTCCCGGCGATCTGGCCCTCGAACGACGCATCAAAAGCATCGTACGCTGGAACGCCATGGCAATGGTGGTTCGAGCCAACAAAAATTACGAAGGCGTTGGCGGCCACATTTCCACGTTTGCTTCGTCTGCCACGCTGTACGAAGTGGCTCAAAACCATTTCTTCCACGGCAAGACCGATGATCATCCGGGCGACATGGTCTATTTTCAGGGCCACGCGTCGCCGGGCATGTACGCTCGAGCCTATGTCGAAGGTCGACTGGACGATTCGCACCTGGAAAACTTCCGCCGCGAACTTCCCGCCGGCGTCGGACTCAGCAGTTATCCGCATCCGTGGCTGATGCCCAACTTCTGGCAGTTTCCCACCGTTTCAATGGGACTCGGCCCGATCTGTTCGATCTATCACGCCCGGTTCCTGCGGTACATGGAACATCGCGGCCTGAAGGACACGTCACCATCCCGAGTCTGGGCATTTCTGGGCGACGGCGAATGCGACGAACCGGAATCACTGGGAGCGCTGACTCTGGCGGCTCGCGAGAATCTGGACAACCTCACGTGGGTCATCAACTGCAATCTGCAGCGACTGGATGGCCCGGTCCGAGGCAACGGAAAGATCATTCAGGAACTGGAAGCCGCGTTCCGTGGTGCCGGGTGGAATGTTATTAAGGTCATCTGGGGTGGCGATTGGGATCCGCTACTGGACGACGATGTTGATGGCAAGCTTGTGAAGCGCATGGGTGAAGTCGTCGACGGGCAGTACCAGAAGTACACCGTAGAATCGGGCGAATACATTCGCAACCACTTCTTCGGAGCCGACCCGGACGTGTTGAAGATGGTCGATCATCTGTCGGATGAAGTCATGCAGAAGATTCGTCGAGGCGGCCACGACCCGGAAAAAGTTTACGCCGCTTATCACGAAGCCGTGAATCACAAAGGCGCGCCGACGGTGATTCTGGCCAAGACCGTGAAAGGGTACGGACTGGGCGAAGCCGGCGAAGGCCGCAACGTCGCTCACAACACCAAGAAAGTGAATGAGCAGGAACTGAAGAACTTCCGAACGCGATTTTCGATTCCGATCAGTGACGAGGAAGTCGACAAAGTTCCGTTTTACAAGCCAGCCGACGACAGCCCGGAAATGGTCTATCTGCGTCAGCAGCGTGAGAAACTGGGTGGCTATGTCCCTTCAAGGACGCCCACGGACGAACGTCTGGACATGCCCGCTCTGGATCACAAGATGTTCCAGGCGAAGGGCCTACTGCCAGGCAGCGACGGCGACGATGGTTCGACCACGGCTGCTCTTGGACAGATTCTTCGCGGTCTGGTCCGGCACAAAGGGTGTGGCGACCGAGTCGTTCCGATCATCCCCGACGAAGCTCGTACCTTCGGCATGGAAGACCTGTTCAAACAGGTTGGTATCTACAGCAGCAAAGGCCAGCTGTACGAACCGGTCGACCGCAGCACGATGCAGTACTACAAGGAAGCCAAAGACGGTCAGCTTCTGGAAGAAGGCATCAACGAAGCGGGAGCAATGAGTTCCTTTATTGCCGCCGGAGCTGCCTACGCGAATCTCGGCAAGAACATGATTCCGTTCTACGTGTACTACTCAATGTTCGGCTTTCAGCGAGTCGGCGATTTGATTTGGTGTGCGGCGGATACCCGCGTAAAGGGCTTCCTCTGCGGCGGAACTTCCGGACGCACCACTCTAAACGGCGAAGGTCTGCAGCACGAAGACGGGCATAGCCAGTTAATGGCCACAACGGTGCCGTCTTTGCGAGCGTACGATCCGGCTTACGGCTATGAACTGGCCGTAATTGTGCAGGAAGGCCTGCGACGGATGTACGCGGAAGGTGAAGAAATCTTCTATTACCTCAGCGTGTACAACGAAAACTATCCGCAGCCTGCGATGCCGGAAACGAGCGGTCTGAACGACGGCATCATCAAAGGGATGTACAAGTACAGCAGCACCGACAGCGGCCAGGGGCAGACTCACCGCCCTCAGCTGTTTGGCAGTGGACCGATCCTGCGAAGTGCGTTGGACGCTCAGCAGATGCTGGCAGACAAGTACGGCATCGGCAGCGACGTTTGGAGCGTCACCAGTTACAGCGAACTGCGTCGCGACGCGATGGCGTGTCAGCACTACAACGATTTGAATCCAGGTGAAACCGCGAAGGTCAGCTACCTGGAAAAAGTGCTTGATGGAATCAGCGGCCCGTTCATTTCGACCAGTGACAACGTGCGACTGGTGGCCGACCAGATTCGTGAATGGGTTCCCGGCGAATACATTGTCTTAGGAACCGACGGGTTTGGACGCAGCGAAACTCGACCGGAACTGCGACGACATTTCCGCATCGACGCCGAGAGCACGACTTACGCAGCGTTGCAGGGAATGTCCCGCATGGGGGCCTTCGATGCGGCAAAACTGCCGGGAGTGATTGCTGAGCTGGGTCTCGACCCGAACGCGTTGTTCCCGATTGATGCGTAG